Proteins encoded in a region of the Flavobacterium sp. PMTSA4 genome:
- a CDS encoding FkbM family methyltransferase has translation MKKAIKKILSKIFPKGNVKEKFKLHYYSFFKPKNVLFEVGTVSDKIIYITKFDNISIKTNEALYPIVDDFNYYQHFYKVKQNDIVIDAGANCGHLSIFFSKIVGSNGKIFAFEPDKFNIERILKNISLNDDLSNNIQIEDVLLWDKNELISFYEAGTVGSSAVWMPDDELCVKKQAVRIDDWVKNNNIQKLDFIKMDIEGAEIEALDGCIETIKTLRPNFAIASYHFVNGEQTFIKVEQFFSAMNYPYKTVKFRGTEIITFAGFNLK, from the coding sequence ATGAAAAAAGCTATAAAAAAAATTTTGAGTAAAATTTTCCCAAAGGGAAATGTGAAAGAAAAATTTAAACTCCATTATTATAGTTTTTTTAAACCAAAGAATGTTTTATTTGAGGTTGGTACTGTGTCAGATAAAATTATCTATATAACAAAATTTGATAATATATCAATAAAAACAAATGAAGCACTTTATCCAATTGTAGATGATTTCAACTATTATCAACATTTCTATAAAGTTAAACAAAACGATATAGTAATTGATGCTGGAGCTAATTGTGGTCATTTATCTATTTTCTTTTCAAAAATAGTTGGTTCCAATGGTAAGATTTTTGCTTTCGAGCCTGATAAATTCAACATAGAACGAATATTAAAAAATATTAGTTTAAATGATGATTTGAGTAACAATATTCAAATAGAAGATGTATTACTTTGGGATAAAAATGAATTAATTAGTTTTTATGAAGCAGGCACAGTAGGTTCATCAGCTGTTTGGATGCCAGATGACGAACTTTGTGTAAAAAAACAAGCAGTTCGCATAGATGATTGGGTAAAAAATAATAATATCCAAAAACTAGATTTTATAAAAATGGATATTGAAGGAGCAGAAATTGAAGCTCTTGATGGTTGTATTGAAACCATTAAAACTCTTAGACCTAATTTTGCAATCGCTTCGTATCATTTTGTTAATGGAGAACAAACTTTTATTAAGGTTGAGCAATTTTTTTCTGCAATGAATTATCCATACAAAACTGTGAAATTTAGAGGCACAGAAATCATTACTTTTGCAGGTTTTAATTTGAAATAA